In Silene latifolia isolate original U9 population chromosome 3, ASM4854445v1, whole genome shotgun sequence, a single window of DNA contains:
- the LOC141646952 gene encoding ABC transporter G family member 9-like, with protein MNGDVVDVEAQRDVPESNGHAILKMAKRPVTLKFQDVVYKVKSPKRKTISLKKESQSESLERVILKGVSGVVRPSEMLAMLGPSGSGKTTLLTALGGRLGGNLKGSISYNGKPFSKQTKRNTGFVTQDDVLYAHLTVTETLVYTALLRLPNTMTKDEKIRQAEGVIVQLGLTRCKSSIVGGHHLRGVSGGERKRVSIGQEMLIDPSLLFLDEPTSGLDSTTAQRIVSTLSELANGGRTVVMTIHQPSSRLFYMFHKVMLLSEGNALYFGNGAQVMDYFESVGYAPSVAMNPADFLLDLANGVGPDETEDHVIVKEKLIVSYKNKLANKVKEELEEEEDKDGVVCEGNDPYKGEEWPTTWWQQFSVLLKRGLKERKHESFDMLKIAEIVLVALLAGLLWWQSKISNLQDQIGLLYFTSGFWGFFPLFEAIFTFPPERMILSKERSSGMYRLSSYFMARMASDLPMELVLPTIFVFITYWMAGLEPTVTSFLHYLFTLLLTILVAQGLGLALGALVMDLKSATTLGSVIMLTFLLAGGFYVQHIPKFISWIKYVSTSNYNYKLLLGSQYQIGETYPCGNGKECLVADFPSIKNVGLDGQVNSVIALVVMFVAYRLIAYVALMRIGVTKNKTA; from the exons ATGAACGGGGATGTCGTCGATGTCGAAGCTCAGAGAGATGTGCCGGAATCCAATGGacatgctattttgaaaatggCTAAACGTCCGGTTACATTGAAG TTTCAAGATGTGGTTTACAAAGTGAAATCACCAAAACGGAAAACAATTTCTCTTAAGAAAGAGTCACAATCGGAATCCCTAGAGCGCGTAATTCTAAAGGGTGTTTCGGGAGTGGTAAGACCTAGCGAAATGCTAGCCATGCTCGGTCCTTCAGGGAGTGGTAAAACCACTCTGCTTACAGCCTTAGGTGGCAGACTAGGCGGAAATCTTAAAGGTAGTATATCATACAATGGTAAACCGTTCTCAAAACAAACAAAACGTAACACGGGTTTTGTAACACAAGACGATGTGCTATATGCACACTTAACGGTCACAGAAACGCTAGTGTACACCGCTTTGTTAAGGCTACCGAATACTATGACAAAAGACGAGAAAATTCGGCAAGCTGAGGGAGTTATAGTTCAATTAGGCCTAACTCGGTGCAAAAGCAGCATTGTTGGAGGACATCATCTTAGAGGAGTTTCAGGCGGAGAACGAAAAAGGGTTAGTATTGGGCAAGAAATGTTGATTGACCCAAgtttgttgtttttggatgagCCCACTTCGGGTTTGGACTCGACAACGGCCCAACGGATCGTGTCGACGTTGTCCGAGTTGGCTAATGGAGGCAGGACAGTTGTGATGACTATACACCAGCCTTCTAGTAGACTATTTTACATGTTTCATAAGGTTATGTTATTGTCTGAGGGTAATGCTTTGTATTTTGGGAATGGTGCTCAAGTTATGGACTACTTTGAAAGTGTTGGGTATGCGCCTTCTGTTGCCATGAATCCTGCTGATTTCCTCCTAGACCTTGCAAATG GAGTTGGGCCAGATGAAACAGAAGATCATGTAATTGTGAAAGAAAAACTAATAGTGTCCTACAAAAACAAGTTAGCAAACAAAGTGAAAGAAGAattagaagaagaggaagacaaaGACGGTGTCGTTTGCGAGGGTAATGACCCGTACAAAGGGGAAGAATGGCCTACAACTTGGTGGCAACAGTTTTCCGTGTTGCTTAAAAGAGGCCTTAAAGAGAGAAAACATGAGTCTTTCGACATGCTTAAGATTGCCGAAATTGTCTTGGTTGCTCTTTTGGCTGGCCTTTTGTGGTGGCAGTCCAAGATCTCTAACTTACAAGACCAG ATTGGATTACTATACTTCACATCAGGATTTTGGGGATTCTTCCCATTATTCGAAGCAATCTTCACATTCCCACCCGAAAGAATGATACTATCAAAGGAAAGATCGTCAGGAATGTATCGACTATCATCCTATTTCATGGCTCGAATGGCTAGCGATCTACCTATGGAACTCGTACTCCCTACAATATTCGTATTCATAACATATTGGATGGCCGGACTTGAACCAACTGTCACAAGTTTCCTCCACTATCTTTTCACCCTTCTTTTAACCATCCTCGTCGCGCAAGGGTTAGGGTTAGCACTAGGAGCCTTGGTCATGGACTTAAAGTCCGCGACCACATTAGGGTCTGTGATCATGCTAACATTTTTACTAGCAGGCGGGTTTTATGTTCAACATATACCCAAGTTTATTAGTTGGATTAAGTATGTGTCGAcgagtaattataattataagttACTGTTAGGGTCTCAGTATCAAATAGGGGAGACTTACCCTTGTGGTAATGGTAAGGAGTGTTTGGTTGCGGATTTTCCTTCTATTAAAAATGTGGGACTTGACGGACAAGTTAATTCCGTCATTGCTTTGGTCGTCATGTTTGTTGCCTACCGGTTAATTGCTTATGTCGCGCTTATGCGCATTGGAGTTACGAAGAACAAGACTGCTTAA